The stretch of DNA tgactgatgtcttgagatgttcaatatatctacataatttccctccctcatgatgccatctatttgtgagtccaccagtccctcctgcagcaaagcacccccacaacatgatgctgccacccccgtgcttcacggttgggatggtgttcttggcttgcaagcctccccctttttcctccaaacataacgatggtcattatggccaaacaacagttcatttttgtttcatcagaccagaggacattctccaaaaagtacaatctttgtccctatgtgcagttgcaaatcgtagtctggcttttttatggcgtttgtggagcagtggcttcttccttgctgagtggactttcaggttatgtcgatataggactcgttttactgtggatatagatattttgtacctgtttcctccagcatcttcacaaggccctttgctgttgttctgggattgagttgcactttttgcaccaaagtacgttcatctctaggagacagaacgcgtcttcttcctgagtggtatgacggctgtgtggtcccatggtgaagatgaacgtggtaccttcaggcatttggaaattgctcccaaggatgaaccaattttttttatgaggtcttggctgatttgttttgattttcccatggtcaagcaaagaggcactgagtttgaaggtaggccttgaaattcatccacaggtacacctccaattgactcaaatgatgtcaattagcctatcagaagcttctaaagccatgacatcattttctgtaattttccaacttgtttaaaggcacagtcaacttagtgtatgtgaacttctgacccaccggatttgtgatacagtgaattataagtgaaataatctgtctgtaaacaattgttggaaaaatgacttgtgtcatgcacaaagtagatgtcctaaccgacttgccaaaattatagtttgttaacaagaaatgtgtggagtggttgaaaaactagttttaatgactccaacctaagtgtatgtaaacttccgacttcaactgtatgtaaatggcATACataggtgaaatgtcagaatacgcATCAATGAGTCAAAACGTGCTCTTTACAGCACTTTATTTTTACCTGCAGGGAAATGTTTTAACCCAACTGTACATGAACTGTACATGACGGAAGAAGCCCCTTCCCTGTTATTTGAACCAGGTGAGACATGTTCTGAACAGTACAACAAACCCCAATCTAACAACAACACGTATTTTCAGAGGGGGCATTGGCGTACCTTCGAAAGGGTAGAGCGATTTACAGGTTCCGATAGTGGGGAGTGGGTCCTCGTCATCAAAGTCATCATCAAAGTCGGTGCTCCGAGATTTGAGGTGATGCTCTGTGCTATGATCCTCTGTGTAGCTGCCGTCCGGGCTAAGCGCATAAAGACGACAAACAGTTAAAGACCAACAACATGGATATTGTATGTGCAAACCCAAATATCATATCGTAAAAGATTGCCTATATGGCCCTGGTGAGACGTGTGTCAAATCCATAAACCCATACATTTAAAGCCGTGTTAAAAAGCATACATTGAGTCAATAGACAGTCCTCTTTAGTTTTATTTAGAGCATAATAAATCATGTGCAACAAGCCCCCAAAGAAGTTTCAGTCAAATCATATAGTTCTCTGTTGTGACAcacattgttagctagctagtgcgaGGTTTGGTTGTGGTTTTTCAGTTTGCTGGTCCACTGATTCTGAGCTATAGTAATGTACACATTTGTTCTACCTCTCTCGGTTGACAGGTGCACAgttgttgttgacaggtgtagtAGCGTTGGAGTCGTACAATCCACTTTGTCGTCTGTGTGGGTCACTCTTCTCTGCTAACCTTGTCTCCACCTCCAGCAGCCAGGCCTGTGGACAGACATCAAAAGGTTTCGACTCAACTCGATTTGTACATAAACTAGCTCCATGTGGGATATTTTTGATAGAGATcgggaatgagaaagagagacagatcagGGGATAGACAGCGGTGAACGTGTCAGGCAAGGGATTCaaacccagattttagtctgGAGCCTGCAGTTGGCAGCATTACCACTAGACCATACTCTGGCAAACATTAAATATCTAACCAGCATTGACATAAATCTTGTGTAACAGTTCAACTTACTTCATATTTCCTTGAATCCAGTTCTAACTTGTCAATATTTTGTCCGATCTCCTCTAATCGTGAGTCCACACTGTTGGGGTCCCCCATGTGTGGGTTCTTTACGTACACGTCCTTCATTTTAGTCAGAGCATCCCTACAATATAAAATGGACAGCTTGTCACATTCAGAATGAACAGGCATTCATACTGAAGAGTTGTTCCATTTTTAAATAGACCCGAATTCGTTTAAAACTTCTCATATAGATACACAATTTGACTTTCACACATTTACTCTACCTCTGATCCACCTCTTTTTGTAGCTCCTTGTTAATGTCATTGATTTTGGCCTGGAGCTTCTTCCTCCTCTGTTCAGGAGGCAGGTGACTACAATCTTCAGGGCCAGAACCCTATgggaaaacaaacaaaccacCAAACAAACAAATCAACACCCAGACATACATAATCCTATTAAAGAAGCCTAACACCATGGAGAAGTGactttatattgttttatatatgttttttaatgtCTTTATATTGACTTCATATTGTTATCATCAACAATGAGATCTGAGCGTATTCAGTTGAAAGTACACACTTCAGCAATTTTCCTCCAGAGTGATCTAGATTGTACCTGTAATGTGTGCACTACAAAACAATATAGTCATCAACCAATCTGAAGAGTTAGGAAAACAGTCATGCTTACCAGCTTGAGAGAAAGCTTTCCAAGTGAGGGGAGACAATGGGACGAAAAAAGACACAATGTCAACATATGTTTGAAACTTTGAGACGGAAGTATGAAACTGTACAAGCACAAGCAGCAATGAAGGGTTGTGGATATTAAGATAGATGCCATGTCAGTCTGAACAGTTCATTCACCATTGGCAGCATTATATTTGATCCACCTACAGTATGAACAGATGTTAAACAATGAACACAATGAATACACACCATTTGTAGATTGGAAAAGAACACAGTGCCAGAATACACACAATTTTCTAATTATTGTCTGTAGGTAGTAGGCTCGGCCGGATCCCATTCAAAGGGAATGAGCAATAGTAGGAGCCACTATCAGTAGCCCATAGTCACCACATCAATGGCTTAAGAGTCAATCTGCCCGTACAAAATCAACTTACCCCGCGTGTCAGACTCCTTAAACATTGCATTTTATGTTTGGAGGTCATGAACTCATTGAGGCGGTGGGAGAGGGGCTCCTTGGGCTGCTGGGGAGACTTGGGGCCGTTGGGCACGGCACCGGGTGATGGGGAGGTAGGGGGGGGCGGAGGTGGTTGGCGTGGGGAAGCTAACAAAGACATGAGCTATGGGTAAGGGTCATGGAGCGGTatggaacaaaacaacaaagaaattagGAAAATGAACACAcagaaattatttaaaataataataataatgaaacgaAGGACAACAGAAAGAATCTGGTTACTAACACTTAAGACAGCAGTGATTAAAAGAGCATGTACAGAGTATGAGCATGTTATTGTGTGACGACGAGAGAACACTGTGTCCAGCACGAGTTGAACGTTTAGATAAATCGTGCTTCCAAATAAGCATTTATTTCATATTACAAAGATGTACACTCTCCAGTTTAGGCAGACACCTGTGCCCCGTTCAGTTCACATTGTGGAAcatttcagatagaaatgtaatgaagaGAGCGGACAGGATTCCTTATTCTTCATGTCAGAGAGACGTGTGCTCTATCTACAACATGTATTTCTGTCTGAACCTTCCACAACGCGGTGCCCTGCCGAACTTGGCCCTggctattacagtacagtaggtagagGGCAGTATTGTGGACAGAAGGTGTTGTTCTTACCTTGTTTCTCTTGAAAGGCCATAGCTTGCCCCTGCTGTTGCTGCGGCTGGGCTTGCCCTCCCCCCGCGAGTTCAGATAGCTGGACTCTGACACGGTCCGCCTCATAGACAGACTATAGTCCTCAACTTCTACGTCGCCAGGTGGCTCGAAGCCAGACTTGAAGGATTCCACCACCTGCTTGGTATCCTGTTGGGGGAAGTGATTTAATTCATGTATAATAGATGGTCTATTATGAATATTCACCATATGTATTTCAGCTTGAAGGCATCGAACTGAACCAAATAGAAGAAAATAATTTGCACTTTAAAGTGGAAGTATTCCTCTCGAATGTAAAAGGGCGATTCCACGCCAGCGGGAGCaggaaatatttttggtatctcagattgttctggcaattctcacatagaaacttcatgGGATTTGAAATACTTTTTACATTTGCATCACAAACCAACATTATGATGAAAGTGgcaattttaggccctttttagacctaaacttgcctcctgtaagaccttaTGATCTGTGAAGTGTACATGATACAGGCAACaccttggtgtcattatactccttttAGTGTGCTCTTAAAGGAGTATGTCTAGGTTCTGAAATACAAatgttcacattcatttattcaacaggAACTCCTTCTGCTGGTGATTTACTCaatgtgcaatcctaaaggagGGCTATGATCTGTTTTGAATAGTATATTGTTGCAAACAATATgtcaaaaaataagaaaaatccaAAAATTGTAGTTTTGAGAATTTCCTATTAATATttctatgtttaataaatgaatgttaaaatgtgtattttcagaatctagacatacatGCCCTCTCCATATGTTAGAGCATGTATCAAGTTGTGTTTAGATCTAAAAAAGGCCTAAAACTGCCACTCATCATGATTTTCTTTTTATGGTTTGTGATACATatgtaaaaagcatgtgaaaCATCCTTcttgtgagaattgccagaacaatcttagataccaaaaatattttctgcTCCCGCTGAAGTGGAATCGACCTAAACTCCCCTTTCAAGCGCAGGAAGACACAATTATAGCAAAGGCATGGCTCTTGAAACTCACCAcagaaagcatctcagagtaggagtgctgatctaggatcagctttaccTTAGTTATAATCAAAAGACAGGGGGACCTGATTGTAGATCAACACTCTTGGTCTGAGACACTTTATACAGTCCATATTAAAACATTTCTTTTTAACACCAGTAAGGCATATATCAATGAATGCCCAACATCTTGATTCCTTTGAGATATAGGATAAAACTGTCATTATCGGTGAGTCCGCTGTCACTATCGGTGAAAACACCCAACGACGCCTGTATGCGACTTTGCATAGCAACAATTCTCATTAATGTGAAAGTGGGAGACCATTAATAAAGTGCCAAAGTAAGCGTTTTGAAGGTGTGAATAATTGATGTCCTCCTATGGGCTGCTAACCCTTTACTGCTTCAGCGAATAGAACAATGGATGACTGCAATCACATTCTCTCCACACTTTGGAATAGAAATCCGGTCAAATAATGTCACCAAAACGTATAACAGATTTAGTCTGTGCACGTTCCACACAGTTTGTCACTATGTAAAACGACTGTACGTAACAAGAGCCATGTTATGCACACGCGCTAGGCTACTCACCGTTGTTGGCTCGATGGATGCTGCTGCATTGGTCATGCCATCTAAACATTTGCTGACAATAGGTAACACTTTCCGATTGACCTCTGCGTAAGTCTTCATAGACTCTCCCACTTTCTCGATCtttttctcctccatctcctgtatTTTCTGCAACAAAGAGAACATTTGATTACTGTGCCTTCAAATGGAATGATGAGTTGCTAATCACATACACATCAGTTATATTGTAAATAGGGTGGATGTGAGCACTGGTGAATAATGTTTTCTCCCTGAAGCACTTTGAGTGCCTGCAAGTGCTACTGTATaactacagttccttcagaaagtattcatacccacggacttattacacattttgttaatgcctgaattcaaaattgattcaatatatttttctcactaatctacacacaatacccccataatgacaaagtgcaaacatgttttttgaattttccccccaaaatgtatttaaaatgaaatacagaaatatgtcatttagatattcacacccctgagtcaccccatattcacacccctgagtcgtTACATGATAGAATCAcctaaatgcaacatgcaacaatttcaaagattttactgagttacagttcatataaggaaatcagtcaattgaaataaattcattaggacctaatctatggattccacatgattgggatacagatatgcatctgttggtcacagatactatAAAATTGGCTTcacaggatctcatcacggtatcacggtattgtccgtagtttatgcctgcccataccataaccccaccgccaccatggggcactcgcccgcccacacaacgccatacacatggtctgcggttgtgaggccagtaggacgtactgccaaattctctaaaacaatgttggaggtggcttatggtagagacattaacattaaattcgctggcaacagctctggtggacattcctgcagtcagcatgccaattgcatgctccctcaaaacatgaggcatctgtggcattgcgttgtatgacaaaactgcacattttagagtggccttttattgtccccagcacaaggtgcacctgtgtaatgatcatgctgtttagtcagcttcttgatatgccacacctgtcaggtggatggattatcttggcaaagaagaaatgctcaccctcagggatataaacaaatttatgcacaacattttcgagaaatacactttttgtgcatatggaacatttctgggatcttatatttcagctcatggaacatgggaccaacactttaaattaGGGATGCactaatattacatttttggccgataccgatatctgaTATTTCCTTGTCCccacaaaaaacgatacagatAACCGATATTTGTAATaattagcggccttttaagcattctagtaaagttaaatagttgaaatgcacacacacacccacacacactgaacaaaaagttattttgttggcatttacgtctgtccccattaccagtaaaacataatcaaaacctatttctttcacttacttgctgtgctgttttgttgctCAGttgttcattctcaaccaggatttaaccatacatgtcaagcagtatgatcatacatgtcaagcagtatgaagcagtacgaaatcctcgttgACCCACTGTGGCTGACATcgcagtcgtgaagctaatagcagtgacgcccatagcaagtagttCGTGCATTTCAACAAtgctgtgtaactccggtagagcaacatctgaaaaatagtgcctacttggtagtgtgtaccggggctcgagGTGCTCGACCAGTTAGCAAAGGCCAACATCATCatcgacagagaacggttgattgaattccattatcttagcgttaatggatttcgcctttgagttgtctcgctgaaatgttcttactctttcaaatgactgctcgacttgaacttgttaAGTTGTTGGCATGCTTAGTATTATTCTGATTTTGTTCTGTGTAGGGCTATATTTTTCGTCATTacatcatctacctacgttatatagatATGCAcctcagctttgacatcggttttgcacatcggcgttaaactagacatggCCCGATgccaatgttggcatttttatttaatatcgtccgattccgatttGCTTACTGATGTGTCGTGCATCCctgctttacatgttgcgtttatatttttgttcagtgtatatttgccaATATTCTTTTAAAATGTCTTCCAGCTTGTAAAGTTGGTTGtcaatcattgctagacagccatctTCAAGTCTTGCAATAAATGTTCAAGTTAATTTATGTtgaaactgtaactaggccactcaggaagatTAAATGTTGTTTTGGTATGCAACTTcagtatagatttggccttgtgtattagattattgtcctgctgaaaagttaatttgtttcccagtgtgtcacgttcctgaccttatttttcctttgtttaactttgtttagttggtcaggatgtgagctgggtgggtagtctatgttttgtgtttctatgttggggttaatgtgttgcctgatatggttctcaattagaggcaggtgtttgacgtttcctctgattgagaaccatattaaggtagggtgttctcactgtttgtttgtgggtggttgtcttccgtgtctgtatgtttaccacacgggactgtttcgtttgtcgttcgtgtatgtagtctgttcgtgcgttcttcgtttatttgtaagttctcaagtccaggtctgtctacatcgtttacttgttttgtagtttgttaaagtgttttcgtgttacgtctttactttaataaatattgttatgtcaacatttcacgctgcgctttggtccaatccctactcctcctcttcagacgaagaggaggagaacgaccgttacacagtgtctgttggaaaacagactggaccaggttttcctcaaggatgtgcctgtgcttatagctgtattcagTTTATTTCTATCCTAAAAAACTCTCTAGTCCTttctgatgacaagcataccaataacatgatgcagccacaccATGCTTGAAAAGTGGTTGGCAATGCTGTGTTGTGTCggatttgcccaaacataacactttgtattcagcacattttttgcagtattacataagtgcattgttgcaaacaggatgcacgtttaggaatacttttattctgtacaggtttccttcttttcactttgtcatgtaAGTTAGTATTGGggagtaactacactgttgttGATTTATCCTCAGTTCTCATTTCacaaccattcaactctgtaactgttttaaaatcacaattGTCCTCACggtgaaatccatgagcggtttccttcctctctgacaactgagttaggatctACAAACCAATAAATTCAGGCTAAATTCTCAGGCTACCTTTTTTTGCGATACATTAAAAAacctcctggtctttgtggttgaatctgtggttgaatTTCACTACTCGATTCagggaacttacagataattgtacatgTGGGGTAGTcactcaaaaatcatgttaacgaCTATTTTTGAAAattgaatgagtccatgcaatttatgatGTGATTCGTTAAGCTaacttttactcctgaacttatttaggcttgacataacaaagcggttgaatacgtattgactcaagacatttcagcttttaatttctttATGAATTTCaaaaattctactttgacattatggggtattgtgtatagatcagtgacacaaaattgaaattttatcaattttaaattcaggctgtaacacaacaaaatgtggacaaagtaaaggggtgtgaatactttttgaaggcactgtatataaaaccAATCAATTAGTACTGTGAGTGAGGTTAAATACCTGAAAGATGTGAGGTATAAGGCTATAATAATGTTCATTCTGCTCCTTGTTAAACTTCTGCAGGTAGGTGAGGTATTCATTCTTGCTGTCTTCTGCCACTTGGTGTTTCAACTGGGCCTGCTGTCTGGCCTGTATACAAAGAGGAGGTTCAGAGATGGATTAACGATTCACACACCAACAAGTAAACCCTTCAAAGATCAACAGAACTCTAACAAAGCACATTTCGCGTTAACACGTATAACAACATCCGGATGATTCTTCACAAAACtataagaaaaaaaacattttgggggtggGGGAAGTCAAAAGTATTGGTTAGTGTCACGTAATGCGACACCGCAATCCACATTGAATGTTTACAATGACAAAATGATGGAAACATCGACcataacaaacaacaacaagaacaaaagaaaaagacaaaaggGCTCATTTTGCATGCACATAAcccacaaaacatacagtatgagcACTGAGACACACTGTACACTGACAGGACAAGATCTAGATGCTGTTTCAGCAGACAGTTGAGGACTGTCTTCATAACACCGCAAGACtcaaagtaaacaaacaaaactgAAGGGTAACATTTTGTATGCCTAACAGTATTCGTGGCAATCTTAATTATCTCGGGTTAACCCTGAACTAAAATCTCATGTAATTGGTCAGCTACTCGAATAAATTCCGGTTCCATACATgttaagagaagagatgaagagatgctAGAACGAGGAAGGGAACAGGAATGAAGAGCTCCACTCGctctctttgcaagttacggGCCGAATGTGCCCTCCTCTCCCGAAATTCCAAAGATGATAACACCTGTGAAATCGTGATGTGTGCAAATAACCTGtgatgaaaaacacaaacactggaactactgctgctcgttaTCCCACCCATCCCACTCCTTCCAGACAGATTCTAGGGTATCAGTTATATTCACGTagatctgtccacgagagattacaaTCTCAGCAATTATGCATTTTATTTGTGTCTATATTTGTTATTTGTGTACAGTGCCATGAAAaaatatttgccccctttctgattttctctatttttgaccCCTTACATTCAATAACCACCTTTAGCTACAACAATTgcaacacatttattttatattgtttaactgccttgttcaggggcagaacaacagatttttaccttgtcagctcggggatttgaacttacaacctctcggttactagaccaacactctaaccactaggctaccctgccaccccaaatTCTCCCTGTAGTTCATGATCAGTCTCTTACGTCACTTTAGAGGAATTTTgacccactcttccatgcagaactgctttaactcagcgacatttgaaggttttcaagcatgaactgcttgttTGAGGTCCTGCTACAATGCCATTCTAAAAattaaaatgtgttgcttttaaGCCATTCTGACGTAGActtgcttgtgtgttttggatcattgtcttgctgcatgacccagctgcgcttcagctcacagacggatggcctggcGGATGGCCTCCTTTAGAATTCTCTGATACGGatcagaattcatggttccttcaatGATGGCAAGTCATCCTGGTCCTGAGGCAggaaagcatccccaaagcatcatactaccaccaccatgcttgactgttggtATGAGATTCTTTCCGTGGAGTGCAGTGTTTGGTTCTTCCcactgatccaaaacacacaagcaagTCTACATCAGAATGGCTGAAAAGcaacacatttattgttttggaaAGGCCTactcaaagtccagacctaaaccTTACTAAGATGTGGTGACAGGGCCTGAAATGAGCAATTCAGGCTCGAAatcaaatgtcgctgagttaaggCAGtactgcatggaagagtgggtcAAAGTTcatccacagcgatgtgagagactct from Salvelinus sp. IW2-2015 linkage group LG33, ASM291031v2, whole genome shotgun sequence encodes:
- the LOC111957892 gene encoding formin-binding protein 1 isoform X4; this translates as MHRNRGSFGRNCTETMSCRWGTELWDQFDNLEKHTHWGIEFVERYTKFVKERSEIEISYAKQIRNLSKKYQPKKNSREEDEYKYTSCRAFLMTLNELNDYAGQHEVIAENLTTHIICELTRYIQELKAERKSHFHDGRRAQQHIENSWKQLESSKRRFERDCKEADRAQQYFDKIDADINVTKADVEKRCSLKARQQAQLKHQVAEDSKNEYLTYLQKFNKEQNEHYYSLIPHIFQKIQEMEEKKIEKVGESMKTYAEVNRKVLPIVSKCLDGMTNAAASIEPTTDTKQVVESFKSGFEPPGDVEVEDYSLSMRRTVSESSYLNSRGEGKPSRSNSRGKLWPFKRNKLSLKLGSGPEDCSHLPPEQRRKKLQAKINDINKELQKEVDQRDALTKMKDVYVKNPHMGDPNSVDSRLEEIGQNIDKLELDSRKYEAWLLEVETRLAEKSDPHRRQSGLYDSNATTPVNNNCAPVNRESPDGSYTEDHSTEHHLKSRSTDFDDDFDDEDPLPTIGTCKSLYPFEGQNEGTISMAEGELLYVIEEDKGDGWTRVRRNEDEEGYVPTSYIKVFFDTNAKGAMTYI
- the LOC111957892 gene encoding formin-binding protein 1 isoform X3 produces the protein MHRNRGSFGRNCTETMSCRWGTELWDQFDNLEKHTHWGIEFVERYTKFVKERSEIEISYAKQIRNLSKKYQPKKNSREEDEYKYTSCRAFLMTLNELNDYAGQHEVIAENLTTHIICELTRYIQELKAERKSHFHDGRRAQQHIENSWKQLESSKRRFERDCKEADRAQQYFDKIDADINVTKADVEKARQQAQLKHQVAEDSKNEYLTYLQKFNKEQNEHYYSLIPHIFQKIQEMEEKKIEKVGESMKTYAEVNRKVLPIVSKCLDGMTNAAASIEPTTDTKQVVESFKSGFEPPGDVEVEDYSLSMRRTVSESSYLNSRGEGKPSRSNSRGKLWPFKRNKLMSLLASPRQPPPPPPTSPSPGAVPNGPKSPQQPKEPLSHRLNEFMTSKHKMQCLRSLTRGLSLKLGSGPEDCSHLPPEQRRKKLQAKINDINKELQKEVDQRDALTKMKDVYVKNPHMGDPNSVDSRLEEIGQNIDKLELDSRKYEAWLLEVETRLAEKSDPHRRQSGLYDSNATTPVNNNCAPVNRESPDGSYTEDHSTEHHLKSRSTDFDDDFDDEDPLPTIGTCKSLYPFEGQNEGTISMAEGELLYVIEEDKGDGWTRVRRNEDEEGYVPTSYIKVFFDTNAKGAMTYI
- the LOC111957892 gene encoding formin-binding protein 1 isoform X2, which encodes MHRNRGSFGRNCTETMSCRWGTELWDQFDNLEKHTHWGIEFVERYTKFVKERSEIEISYAKQIRNLSKKYQPKKNSREEDEYKYTSCRAFLMTLNELNDYAGQHEVIAENLTTHIICELTRYIQELKAERKSHFHDGRRAQQHIENSWKQLESSKRRFERDCKEADRAQQYFDKIDADINVTKADVEKRCSLKARQQAQLKHQVAEDSKNEYLTYLQKFNKEQNEHYYSLIPHIFQKIQEMEEKKIEKVGESMKTYAEVNRKVLPIVSKCLDGMTNAAASIEPTTDTKQVVESFKSGFEPPGDVEVEDYSLSMRRTVSESSYLNSRGEGKPSRSNSRGKLWPFKRNKLMSLLASPRQPPPPPPTSPSPGAVPNGPKSPQQPKEPLSHRLNEFMTSKHKMQCLRSLTRGLSLKLGSGPEDCSHLPPEQRRKKLQAKINDINKELQKEVDQRDALTKMKDVYVKNPHMGDPNSVDSRLEEIGQNIDKLELDSRKYEAWLLEVETRLAEKSDPHRRQSGLYDSNATTPVNNNCAPVNRESPDGSYTEDHSTEHHLKSRSTDFDDDFDDEDPLPTIGTCKSLYPFEGQNEGTISMAEGELLYVIEEDKGDGWTRVRRNEDEEGYVPTSYIKVFFDTNAKDS
- the LOC111957892 gene encoding formin-binding protein 1 isoform X1, with product MHRNRGSFGRNCTETMSCRWGTELWDQFDNLEKHTHWGIEFVERYTKFVKERSEIEISYAKQIRNLSKKYQPKKNSREEDEYKYTSCRAFLMTLNELNDYAGQHEVIAENLTTHIICELTRYIQELKAERKSHFHDGRRAQQHIENSWKQLESSKRRFERDCKEADRAQQYFDKIDADINVTKADVEKRCSLKARQQAQLKHQVAEDSKNEYLTYLQKFNKEQNEHYYSLIPHIFQKIQEMEEKKIEKVGESMKTYAEVNRKVLPIVSKCLDGMTNAAASIEPTTDTKQVVESFKSGFEPPGDVEVEDYSLSMRRTVSESSYLNSRGEGKPSRSNSRGKLWPFKRNKLMSLLASPRQPPPPPPTSPSPGAVPNGPKSPQQPKEPLSHRLNEFMTSKHKMQCLRSLTRGLSLKLGSGPEDCSHLPPEQRRKKLQAKINDINKELQKEVDQRDALTKMKDVYVKNPHMGDPNSVDSRLEEIGQNIDKLELDSRKYEAWLLEVETRLAEKSDPHRRQSGLYDSNATTPVNNNCAPVNRESPDGSYTEDHSTEHHLKSRSTDFDDDFDDEDPLPTIGTCKSLYPFEGQNEGTISMAEGELLYVIEEDKGDGWTRVRRNEDEEGYVPTSYIKVFFDTNAKGAMTYI